In Camelina sativa cultivar DH55 chromosome 16, Cs, whole genome shotgun sequence, a single window of DNA contains:
- the LOC104753651 gene encoding uncharacterized protein LOC104753651, whose amino-acid sequence MAVPNERAFGVTNIKSHIPLILDMDDHNYDAWRELFLTHCLTFDVLGHVDGTSTPANANDQTWLKRDGLVKLWIYGTLAPLLFKSSFKTGGTARDNWLRIENQFRNNKDARAMKIDNELQTLEIGDQSIQAYCQSLKSLADLLSNLDAPVNDHNLVMYMLNGLNEKFDNIVNVIKHHKPFPSFDDAKSMLEDEEVRLKKAHKTVAAHSAHASSRKALVMTHNTHQSQSNHTA is encoded by the coding sequence ATGGCTGTCCCTAATGAGCGTGCATTTGGTGTCACCAACATCAAATCACACATTCCGTTAATTCTTGACATGGATGATCACAACTATGATGCCTGGAGAGAACTCTTCCTCACTCATTGCCTAACCTTTGATGTCTTAGGACATGTTGATGGCACCTCTACTCCGGCGAATGCAAATGATCAAACGTGGCTGAAACGTGATGGACTGGTCAAGCTGTGGATCTATGGAACTCTTGCCCCACTGCTCTTCAAGTCATCGTTCAAGACCGGTGGCACTGCTCGTGATAATTGGCTCCGCATCGAGAACCAATTCCGCAACAACAAAGATGCGAGGGCTATGAAGATCGACAATGAGCTACAAACCTTGGAGATTGGTGACCAATCCATTCAAGCATATTGTCAATCACTCAAGTCATTGGCAGACCTACTCTCCAACCTGGATGCTCCAGTCAATGATCATAATCTCGTGATGTATATGTTGAATGGACTCAATGAGAAATTTGATAACATCGTCAATGTTATCAAACACCATAAGCCTTTTCCATCCTTTGATGATGCCAAGTCCATGCTTGAAGATGAAGAGGTTCGCTTAAAGAAGGCTCACAAGACTGTTGCTGCTCATTCGGCTCATGCTTCCTCCCGTAAAGCGTTGGTCATGACACATAACACTCATCAGAGTCAATCAAATCACACCGCATAG